The genomic interval tgaaggcctgcggtcaaggcacatatgagaaagcaatcaatgaacaactaaggtgttgcaacgcgcaatgaaaaactaatgattggtgcttctcatctctctccgttcctgtctgtctgtccctgtctatccctctctctgactcactccgtctctgtaaaaaataaataatcaaaggcatttaaaacaaacaaacaaacaaacccaaagatATCAAAGTTGTCCAATGGAAAATATTCAGGACTTTGTTGgtatttatgtgtttgttttttattgcaaaTGGGGCCAGTATTATCTTTTTAGTGCTTAGagcctctagatcagtggtagtcaacctggtccctaccgcccactagggggcgctccagctttcatggtgggcagtagcggagcaaccaaagtataaataaaaagatagatttaactatagtaagttgttttataaagatttattctgccaaacttagcgaaaatcagacataaagtacttggtaagtaattattattatatgctttaacttgctgtaactctgctttataaattttataaagtaaagttacttccctactttataaatcaccgttactgtggaaccagtgggcggttagaaaactttactactaacagagatagagaagtgggcggtaggtataaaaaggttgactacccttgctctAGATCTAGGTCAGTACTGCCCAATGCAATAGCCATCAGCTTCATATggctatataattttaatttaaaataaaatacaatttaaaaattagttccTCAGTTACCCTTGCCACATTTCAAGGCTCGACAGTCCCATGTGGCTAATGGCTACCAGGTTGGACAGTGCCAAGTAGATCACTGTCATTCTTGTAGAAAGTTCTATCAGACAATGTTATAAAACTTTGCCCAGCCCTGGTGCTAAGCCTACTCAGGAGGTGGGAGAGATCATGGGAGGGACAGCAGGTGGGGCACAGACACAGGGACAAGGAGGTATCCAGGTAGTCAGAACTAGTCCCAGGAGCAAGGAAGCCCCCATAGCTGGAGGGAGAGCCAGCAGGCCTGGGTGAGAGGTGGGCGCCTTGTGTGGGCCTGGGCAGCCCCGGGCACCTGCAGGTAAAGCACCAAGGTGAGCCGCTCCAGGTAGTTGGTGTTCTCTGGTTGGATGGAGTAGGCCCTTCGCAGATTCTGAGTGGCCGAGGAGAAGTCACAGAGCTGGATATAGGCTTCGGCTTTTAAGATATAGAAGTCTACCTGAGGGAGAGGGGACCCAGGCTGTtgtccacacacatacacacacacacacacacacacacacacacacacagttcaggCTGCAGCTTGAGACTCAGTTACCAGCAGGGTCTTGGTGGCCCTGAGAAGAGTGTCCTGGTAGGTGGGACAGTGAGGGGGAAGTGTGAGCCAGAGATGGCCTGTGCCCACCCAAGCCCTCCCCCTCACCAGCTGGGAGTCCAGGTGGAGGGCACGGGAAAAGAACAGCACGGCCAACTCCCAGTTTCCTTGCTCCAAGCACTGGTGGCCTCGGTTGTAGCTGTGGGGACAGGGGGCACAGGCAGAGGGGCTGGCCCTGGCTCTGACTATGGCCCAGGGCATACAGCATGGGTTATGAGAGGGGGTAAGAGGCATTTgggcagagagacaggaggggtAGACAGAGATTCTTGGAGCTCATCCAGGCCAGCAGAAGAGCCCTATTACACAGCGGTGTTCACTGAAGCCCAGGGAGGGAGAGCAACTGGCCCAAAGCTGCACAGCATGGCAAGGCTGTGAAGAACAGAAACCAGGGACCTGGGACAAGGTGGTCACTCACTAATCCCTGACTTTTAAGGGCACTGTTGACCCAGCGCCTGTTGGCCTTTTATCATCAAAGCTCTGGAACGCCTGGCTGGTCCCGAAGATGCGCTGTAGGATCTCCTTTGTGAATGGAGTGACCCGTGGCTCTAGGCTGGGCTGTGTGAGGGCCTGGCCAAGCCCCAGAGCATCCTGGAATCAACAGACAGCGAGCTGGAGCCGGCCTCAGAGATGACCCCCCTCTGCTTACGCACTGGTCAGGTGTTTTACAGgatggaggaggggtggaaatgaGGCCTGGAGGAAGCACACTCTGGGGCCTGGTGGCAGTCCCCGGCCCATTCCCCATAGGAGTGTTCCAGCTTCTCTCACTCCAgtcctgcctctgtttctcttctaTGGTCAAAGTTAGGGGTCATGCTCACATGGCCCTGTGCTCTCCTCTTGGTTCCCCTCAGCATCCACCTCAGCTACTGAAACCCAAAACTCTAAGGTCTCCAGCTCAGGGCCTGCAGCTCCTAGCATATCCTGTGTGACCCTCAAGTCCAACACGCCAAACAGCTCATCTGACTTCTGCTCTTGCTTTCACACCTAGGTAAGTCCACCTTCTCTGCCAGCCAGAGACCTGGGTCCCATCAGTCTTCAAGCCCTTCTCTCGTCTGGGCCAGTGCCATTTCTGCCAGGACGCCAGCGTTGGCCACCCCTCCGACCTCCCCAACAGCCGCacatcctgtcttctctgcacaGCGGCCTGGGACTTCCCTGAATTGCACAACTGATCCTGCCTTTCCCGTACTTAAAACCTTTCCTGCAAACTCAGCCTTGGTCTCTTCTCGCCTGACCCTCTCTCTTCGTTTTAGCCTTCTTCCGCACCTTTCTGGAGTCTGTCATGAGGCCTCTTCCGGGAAGACCTTTGGGACTGAGTTGGCTCCCTCGCGGCCCTAACTCATGATGTTGCTAGGCACCATTTCCAAGACGACCACAGGCTCCGCCCCTCTAGCCACGCCTCCGGCATCCGAGGGCTGTTGGAGCCGCAAAAAGGGTAGCAAGGTAGCAAACTTTTATTAGAGAGGCTGAGCTACAGCATGAGAAGGACTCGCAGGACGGCCACAGCGCGGGCCAGAATAAGGCTCGCTCCTCCCAGAGCCAGGGCTCTGCGAGCGCCACAGCAACCCCCAGCGGGGCATTGTGACGCCACGCCTCGGAAGACAAAGGGGCACACAGACACGGCCCCCGCCCCGCCACTTCCGCCCCTCAGAAGCATGGCGGCCACGTGGCCCGCCCCAGATTGGACGCTGGAGGCAGGTGGCGGCCACGATTGGCCAAAGGATGGATGACGTCAGGGGCGGGGGCGAGGCGGTGAATAGAAGCAGCATGCCGCCCCCCGGCCTCTGGCGAGCTGGGCTCTGGCTGAGTCGGGCTATGAGCCGGTGCGTTCTGGAACCGCGGCCCCCGGGAAAACGGTGGCTGGTGAGTGGAGTGAGGGGTGGTGACGTAGGGACTCTCGGGGCCTAACTCCACTTTTGCCATTGTCTCTTGGGCAAAGCCCCCAAATtccttttctcagttttcttatctagaAATGGGTCCGATACTCCAAACTTCCAGGAACTTTGCTGCTCCTGCGTCATGGCGCCCTGCCTGCCCAGCCCGCGGGGCACCAGTCTCCTCGCAGCCTTCAGGAGTCTCCAGGGTGTCTGGGCCTCCTCTTCGCGCCCTTCCCCGCTCCGTCCCTACTTTCCGTTACCCTTCTTCTGCTTGGGTCCCAGGGGGCATTGTGAGATAGAGGGTGGCGAGAGGTgtcgggcctcagtttccctcgtGCCGCCCGCAGGTGGCCGGCCTGGGGAACCCTGGACTGCCCGGCACGCGACATAGCGTGGGTATGGCGGTGCTAGGGCAGCTGGCCCGGCGGCTGGGTGTGGCGGAGAGCTGGGCCCGCGACCGTCGCTGCGCCGCCGACCTTGCCCTGGCCTCACTCGGGGATGCCCAGCTGGTCCTGCTTCGGCCCCGGCGGCTCATGAATGCCAACGGGCGAAGTGTGGCCCGGGCCGGTGAGTTGAGGGCACCAGGAATGGACCGGCCTGGAGGGCGTAGGGGCCAGAGGGGATTGGGATGCGGCAGACGGGTTCACCTCCCGGTGCTGTTGATTGAGCTCCGGTTGCCGTGTGACCTCGGGTATCGTGGGATACTCAGTTTCTTTAAATGTGAAATGGAGTAACTGCGGACCCTCCTTATGGGAGCTGTGAGTTGGGAAAAGGCCCTCTGGGATCAGCAGTAACCAGGGCCACCGTTTCCCTGCGCCAAGCGGAGCTGTTCGGGCTGACAGCTGAGGAGGTCTACCTGGTGCATGACGAGCTGGACAAGCCCCTGGGGAAACTGGCTCTGAAGCTGGGAGGAAGCGCCAGGTGAGGCCCTGAGCCAGTCTGCATGGGAGAAGGAAATTGGCCTCCCAGATGgagtgggtggggcaggggtgtggACCACAGCCTGGGCAGGAGCAGCCTGGGCAGGAGATGCGGAGCTTTGCCCCCAGCCTGGCTTGGCAGGGGTGAAGGGTGCTGACCCAGGGAAGCACTGACTGCTCCTCCCATATCCTTTGAAGGGGCCACAATGGAGTCCGTTCCTGCATTAGCTGCCTCAACTCCAATGTGAGTCCACCCCTTTGTCCCACTGTGGGTTGGATTGTTTGGCATGGGGCCCCAACACTCCTCACCAACGCTGCCTGGCCCCTCTGCTCCTCAACAGGCAATGCCACGGCTGCGGGTGGGCATTGGGCGTCCGACGCACCCTGACGCGGTGCAGACACACGTGCTGGGCTGCTTCTCCCCCCGTGAGCAGGAGCTGCTGCCGCCATTGCTGGAGCGTGCCACGGACCTGCTCCTGGACCACATCCGTGAGCG from Saccopteryx leptura isolate mSacLep1 chromosome 2, mSacLep1_pri_phased_curated, whole genome shotgun sequence carries:
- the PTRH1 gene encoding peptidyl-tRNA hydrolase isoform X5 produces the protein MDDVRGGGEAVNRSSMPPPGLWRAGLWLSRAMSRCVLEPRPPGKRWLVAGLGNPGLPGTRHSVGMAVLGQLARRLGVAESWARDRRCAADLALASLGDAQLVLLRPRRLMNANGRSVARAGATMESVPALAASTPMQCHGCGWALGVRRTLTRCRHTCWAASPPVSRSCCRHCWSVPRTCSWTTSVSEARGPCQAPDTSGHGCLPDCHAHTPSLIHRGATPTCGIDFL
- the PTRH1 gene encoding peptidyl-tRNA hydrolase isoform X4, which gives rise to MDDVRGGGEAVNRSSMPPPGLWRAGLWLSRAMSRCVLEPRPPGKRWLVAGLGNPGLPGTRHSVGMAVLGQLARRLGVAESWARDRRCAADLALASLGDAQLVLLRPRRLMNANGRSVARAAELFGLTAEEVYLVHDELDKPLGKLALKLGGSARQCHGCGWALGVRRTLTRCRHTCWAASPPVSRSCCRHCWSVPRTCSWTTSVSEARGPCQAPDTSGHGCLPDCHAHTPSLIHRGATPTCGIDFL
- the PTRH1 gene encoding peptidyl-tRNA hydrolase isoform X3, which translates into the protein MAVLGQLARRLGVAESWARDRRCAADLALASLGDAQLVLLRPRRLMNANGRSVARAVTADPPYGSCELGKGPLGSAVTRATVSLRQAELFGLTAEEVYLVHDELDKPLGKLALKLGGSARGHNGVRSCISCLNSNAMPRLRVGIGRPTHPDAVQTHVLGCFSPREQELLPPLLERATDLLLDHIRERSQRPLSGT
- the PTRH1 gene encoding peptidyl-tRNA hydrolase isoform X2; protein product: MDDVRGGGEAVNRSSMPPPGLWRAGLWLSRAMSRCVLEPRPPGKRWLVAGLGNPGLPGTRHSVGMAVLGQLARRLGVAESWARDRRCAADLALASLGDAQLVLLRPRRLMNANGRSVARAAELFGLTAEEVYLVHDELDKPLGKLALKLGGSARGHNGVRSCISCLNSNAMPRLRVGIGRPTHPDAVQTHVLGCFSPREQELLPPLLERATDLLLDHIRERSQRPLSGT
- the PTRH1 gene encoding peptidyl-tRNA hydrolase isoform X1, whose amino-acid sequence is MDDVRGGGEAVNRSSMPPPGLWRAGLWLSRAMSRCVLEPRPPGKRWLVAGLGNPGLPGTRHSVGMAVLGQLARRLGVAESWARDRRCAADLALASLGDAQLVLLRPRRLMNANGRSVARAVTADPPYGSCELGKGPLGSAVTRATVSLRQAELFGLTAEEVYLVHDELDKPLGKLALKLGGSARGHNGVRSCISCLNSNAMPRLRVGIGRPTHPDAVQTHVLGCFSPREQELLPPLLERATDLLLDHIRERSQRPLSGT